GAGGATCGGCGTGCGGCAGTGGGGGGCGGGCCGGAGCCTGACGATCTGCGGACCCAGCGACACCATCCGGTCATAGCGGTAGAAGGTCTTGTGATTGAGTGCGACGTGGATCGCCATGAACTCGCCTCGAATTTTTGGTGCAGGGCGCACCGGCTGCGACGCAGGAGGGGGGAACCGTCCGCCGGTCAGGCGTTCCGGCTATTGGGTGTTAGCCAGTCATCATATCCCGCATCGCGGCATGACGGTACCCGCCAGAATCACTCGGATGAGGAAAAGCGCCCTGCTTGCCGACCCCCGAGGATCGGCCCATTTATAGCGACAGAATGTCGCAGCAAGGCGGGGAGGTGAGACGCTCAGTGCTCCTCGGGCATCGCCCGGCGGTCCAGAAGAACGAAAAAAGGAACTGAAGGCATCTTTGGGAGGAAGCCTCTGATGGGAATCGTCATTCAGCTCGGCCAGGACAACGGGATACCCGAACTCGCCGAACGAGTCGCCGGCGCCTGCCGCAACCGCCTGCTCGAACGGAAAACCGCCGCCGTCTCCTTCAATCACATCAGCGAACAGCTCGGCGTCGACCCGCGCCTGGTGCCCAAGGCCGTCGCCTGGCTCCAGCGGAACGGCCGGGCGGAGGTCCGAGACTTCAGCATGCGCAGCCGCCCGCACGTGACGGTGCCGGGGGTCTGCCGGATCGACGACGTAGATTGCTGCCCTCCGGCGGAGAGGACGTGAGGGCACTATTCAAGGAAATCGTAGACTCGAAGACATCTACCAAGTCCGAAGTCATCATGCGCGGGCTTGACCCGCGCATCCACGCGCAAACTGCCGGGATGAAGTGCGCGCGTGGATGGCCGGATCAAGTCCGGCCATGATGAAGAGGGAGGTGGCTGCGATCATATGAAATTGAGCCTGAGTCATGTAGATTTCCGTCATATCTGCAGCCGATCATACAAGTCGTCCCATTCCGGATTGTCCTTGAGGATGAGGAGCACCTTCCACGCCCTCGACCAGTGCTTGATGTTCTTCTCCCGTTGAACGGCGCGCAGGCTTTCATCATGCCGTTCCACCCAGACCAGGCGTTTCAAACCGTATCGCATCGTGAAGCCGTCATAGGCTCCTTCCCGATGCTCATGGATGCGCCGCGCCAGATTGGTCGTAACGCCGACATAAAGAGTCCCGTTGGGGCGGTTCGTCATGATGTAGACCCATGCACCCGCCTCTTTCGGCATGTTTCAAGCTCCTGACCCTGTTCGCCCATGTGCGTATGCACCTTGGAGGGCCGACAGCACACACCGGTCCCGCCCTCGGGACAATCTGCCGCAGTGCGTCTAAGGTATCATATACAGGCCCCCGGTCCTCAGGCATTCATGGTGCCACGTCCAGGATAACCACGCCGTGGTCAAAGGGGGAAACGATGATTCACCAAGCTCTCGACAAGTTCAGCCAGAAGATCGCCATTCGACCAAAGTATGACAACTTCATCGGTGGTCAGTGGGTCGCCCCGGTGAAGGGTCAGTATTTCAGCAACATTACCCCGATTACCGGAAAGCCGGTCGGCGAGATCGCCCGGTCCACCGCCGAGGACATCGAGCTGGCGTTGGATGCCGCCCACAAGGCCAAGGACAAGTGGGGCCTGACTTCCCCGGCCGAGCGCGCGAAGATCCTCAACCGCATCGCCGACCGCATGGAAGAGAACCTGGACCTGCTGGCCCTTGTCGAGACCATCGACAACGGCAAGCCGATCCGCGAGACGACCCACGCCGACCTGCCGCTGGCGGTCGACCATTTCCGCTATTTCGCCGCCTGCATCCGTGCCCAGGAAGGCTCCGCCTGCGAGCTGGACAGCACCACGGTCGCGTACCATTTCCACGAGCCGCTGGGCGTCGTCGGCCAGATCATCCCCTGGAACTTCCCGCTGCTGATGGCCGTGTGGAAGCTGGCTCCCGCGCTGGCCGCCGGCAACTGCATCGTGCTGAAGCCGGCCGAGCAGACCCCGATGGCCATCATGGTCCTGGTGGAGCTGATCGCCGACCTGCTGCCCGAGGGCGTGCTGAACATCGTCAACGGCTTCGGCGTCGAGGCCGGCAAGCCGCTCGCCCAGAACAAGCGGATCGCGAAGATCGCCTTCACCGGCGAGACGACGACCGGCCGCCTGATCATGCAGTACGCGTCCGAGAACATCATCCCGGTCACGCTGGAGCTGGGCGGCAAGTCGCCGAACATCTTCTTCTCCGACGTGATGGCCGAAGAGGACGATTTCTTCGACAAGGCGCTCGAAGGCTTCGCGATGTTCTCCCTGAACCAGGGTGAGGTCTGCACCTGCCCGAGCCGCGTCCTGATCCAGGAGAGCATCTACGACCGCTTCATGGAGAAAGCCATCGCCCGCGTCGGCCAGGTCAAGCAGGGCAACCCGCTCGACAGCTCGACCATGATCGGCGCCCAGGCGTCCAACGACCAACTCCACAAGATCCTGTCCTACATCGAGATCGGCAAGGCCGAGGGCGCCAAGGTCCTGACCGGCGGCGGCCGCGCCGTCCTCGAAGGCGAGCTGGCGGATGGCTACTACGTCCAGCCGACGGTGCTGGAAGGCAACAACAAGATGCGCGTCTTCCAGGAGGAGATCTTCGGGCCGGTCGTGTCCGTGAC
This Skermanella mucosa DNA region includes the following protein-coding sequences:
- a CDS encoding GIY-YIG nuclease family protein, producing the protein MPKEAGAWVYIMTNRPNGTLYVGVTTNLARRIHEHREGAYDGFTMRYGLKRLVWVERHDESLRAVQREKNIKHWSRAWKVLLILKDNPEWDDLYDRLQI
- the adh gene encoding aldehyde dehydrogenase gives rise to the protein MIHQALDKFSQKIAIRPKYDNFIGGQWVAPVKGQYFSNITPITGKPVGEIARSTAEDIELALDAAHKAKDKWGLTSPAERAKILNRIADRMEENLDLLALVETIDNGKPIRETTHADLPLAVDHFRYFAACIRAQEGSACELDSTTVAYHFHEPLGVVGQIIPWNFPLLMAVWKLAPALAAGNCIVLKPAEQTPMAIMVLVELIADLLPEGVLNIVNGFGVEAGKPLAQNKRIAKIAFTGETTTGRLIMQYASENIIPVTLELGGKSPNIFFSDVMAEEDDFFDKALEGFAMFSLNQGEVCTCPSRVLIQESIYDRFMEKAIARVGQVKQGNPLDSSTMIGAQASNDQLHKILSYIEIGKAEGAKVLTGGGRAVLEGELADGYYVQPTVLEGNNKMRVFQEEIFGPVVSVTTFKTEEEALAIANDSLYGLGAGVWSRDGNRAYRMGRGIQAGRVWTNCYHLYPAHAAFGGYKQSGIGRENHKMMLDHYQQTKNLLVSYSPKALGFF